A window of the Nocardia sp. NBC_01329 genome harbors these coding sequences:
- a CDS encoding MerR family transcriptional regulator codes for MRIGTLQRRTGVSQRLLRYYEEQGLLRPHRQPSGYREYSESDVETVLNVRSLLAAGLSTTTIADLLPCLTVGDGRLIAECPELLVDLYRERDRIDSNIRDLETARRALDDVIATAPPDVVRAVAELSANG; via the coding sequence ATGCGAATCGGGACGTTGCAGCGGCGAACCGGGGTCAGTCAGCGACTGCTGCGCTACTACGAGGAACAGGGGTTGCTGCGGCCGCACCGACAACCGTCGGGGTATCGGGAGTACAGCGAATCCGACGTCGAGACCGTGCTGAACGTCCGCAGTCTGCTCGCCGCGGGTTTGTCCACGACCACCATCGCCGACCTGCTGCCCTGCCTCACCGTCGGCGACGGGCGGCTCATCGCCGAGTGCCCGGAACTATTGGTCGACCTGTACCGGGAACGCGACCGCATCGACTCCAACATTCGCGATCTCGAAACGGCACGCCGTGCCCTGGACGACGTCATCGCGACCGCGCCACCGGACGTGGTCCGCGCCGTCGCCGAGCTCAGCGCGAACGGCTGA
- a CDS encoding MFS transporter — protein sequence MSDSDLLREDRPRPLSAGPREWLGLAVLALPTLLLAMDVTVLYLAVPHLTADLRPTGIEQLWIADIYGFMIAGFLITMGTVGDRVGRRKLLMLGASAFGGASVLAAFATEPLLLIIARALLGIAGATLMPSTLALISNMFRDAGQRATAIGVWATCMSAGMAAGPIIGGLMLESFWWGSVFLLAVPVMALLLVTAPVLLPEYRDPAAGRIDLPSVSMSLFTILPVIYGIKKLAEHGPSVGSAAALVIGGCFGLLFVRRQAALTDPLLDLRMFGNPTFRAALLILLLALGTVGGIYLFITQYLQLVRGLSPLSAGLWLLPPAGALIVASTLTPIIARRVEPRFLIAGALAVATLGYLTLAFVDAVGGLPLLVSGFTLVYIGISPLMVLGTDLIIGTAPPEKAGAAAAISETSMEFGVATGIAVLGVLGTAIYRADIAAAPIPTMPVEAREAAADSLAAADAAAAELAPQLGETVLIAARAAFTDGLTVAALVCAAITAALAVVAAGLLRPTVASEGSTDASLP from the coding sequence ATGTCCGATTCAGATCTATTGCGCGAAGACCGACCCAGGCCGTTGTCCGCCGGCCCACGCGAATGGCTCGGCCTCGCCGTTCTCGCCCTGCCCACCCTGCTGCTCGCGATGGACGTCACCGTTCTCTACCTCGCCGTACCGCACCTGACCGCGGATCTGCGGCCGACCGGAATCGAACAGCTGTGGATCGCCGATATCTACGGCTTCATGATCGCCGGATTCCTCATCACCATGGGCACGGTCGGCGACCGTGTCGGTCGGCGCAAACTGCTGATGCTCGGCGCGAGCGCGTTCGGCGGGGCGTCCGTGCTCGCCGCGTTCGCCACCGAACCGCTGCTGCTGATCATCGCCCGCGCGCTGCTCGGGATCGCGGGCGCCACCCTGATGCCTTCGACACTCGCGTTGATCAGCAACATGTTCCGTGACGCCGGGCAACGCGCGACAGCGATCGGGGTGTGGGCCACCTGCATGTCGGCGGGTATGGCGGCCGGTCCGATCATCGGGGGCCTGATGCTGGAATCGTTCTGGTGGGGGTCGGTCTTCCTGCTCGCAGTGCCGGTGATGGCGCTGTTGCTCGTCACCGCTCCGGTGCTGCTGCCGGAATATCGAGACCCGGCAGCGGGCCGGATCGACCTGCCGAGCGTGTCGATGTCGCTGTTCACGATTCTGCCGGTGATCTACGGCATCAAGAAGCTGGCCGAACACGGTCCTTCCGTGGGGTCTGCCGCGGCGTTGGTGATCGGCGGCTGCTTCGGTCTGCTGTTCGTCCGGAGGCAGGCCGCACTCACCGACCCGCTGCTCGATCTGCGCATGTTCGGCAACCCGACTTTCCGCGCGGCGCTGCTGATTCTGCTCCTGGCCCTCGGCACGGTCGGCGGGATCTATCTGTTCATCACGCAGTATCTCCAGCTGGTGCGCGGCCTGTCACCGCTGAGCGCCGGCCTGTGGCTCCTGCCCCCGGCCGGCGCGCTGATCGTCGCGTCGACGCTGACGCCGATCATCGCGCGCCGGGTCGAGCCGAGATTCCTCATCGCCGGCGCGCTGGCTGTCGCGACGCTCGGCTACCTCACGCTCGCGTTCGTCGATGCCGTCGGCGGGCTGCCACTGCTGGTATCGGGTTTCACGCTTGTCTATATCGGAATCAGCCCCCTCATGGTGCTCGGCACCGATCTGATCATCGGCACGGCGCCGCCGGAGAAAGCGGGCGCCGCGGCAGCGATATCGGAAACCAGTATGGAGTTCGGCGTCGCGACGGGCATCGCAGTCCTCGGCGTTCTCGGCACGGCGATCTACCGCGCCGATATCGCTGCCGCCCCGATACCCACGATGCCCGTGGAGGCGCGTGAGGCGGCCGCGGATTCGCTCGCTGCCGCCGATGCCGCCGCGGCGGAACTTGCGCCACAACTCGGCGAGACCGTGCTGATCGCGGCCCGTGCGGCGTTCACGGACGGGCTCACCGTCGCGGCCCTGGTGTGTGCGGCGATCACAGCAGCGCTTGCTGTCGTGGCCGCCGGGCTGCTCCGGCCGACAGTCGCATCGGAAGGCTCCACCGACGCTTCCTTACCGTGA
- a CDS encoding TetR/AcrR family transcriptional regulator — MDIRADLLAAPATGGTERADAARNRAKILAAAAELFTTRDPRTVTMDDIAKAAGVGRGTLYRRYPDTGAVAVALLDDHERALQRQLLGGAPPLGPGAPPAERLAAFYTAMVELLDAHADLVLGAESGGARFATGAYGFWSAHVRSLLVEAGVTQPDSLVDILLAPVAVEVYRHQREQGIGSPQIARALAALAHAVIAFATD, encoded by the coding sequence ATGGATATTCGCGCGGACCTGCTCGCGGCGCCGGCGACCGGTGGCACCGAACGGGCAGACGCGGCACGGAATCGAGCCAAGATTCTCGCCGCGGCGGCCGAACTGTTCACCACCCGTGATCCGCGTACGGTGACCATGGACGACATCGCGAAGGCCGCCGGGGTGGGCCGCGGCACGCTGTATCGCCGCTACCCCGATACCGGCGCCGTCGCGGTGGCATTGCTGGACGACCACGAACGGGCGCTCCAGCGACAGTTGCTCGGCGGGGCGCCGCCCTTGGGTCCGGGCGCGCCCCCGGCGGAGCGGCTGGCCGCCTTCTACACGGCCATGGTCGAACTACTCGACGCGCATGCCGATCTCGTCCTGGGCGCGGAGAGCGGGGGAGCGCGGTTCGCCACCGGCGCCTATGGGTTCTGGTCGGCACACGTCCGGTCGCTGCTGGTGGAAGCCGGGGTGACACAACCCGATTCGCTCGTCGATATCCTGCTCGCCCCGGTGGCGGTGGAGGTCTACCGGCATCAGCGCGAGCAGGGCATCGGGTCCCCACAGATCGCCCGTGCGCTCGCCGCCCTCGCCCACGCCGTCATCGCGTTCGCTACCGATTGA
- a CDS encoding FMN-dependent NADH-azoreductase gives MPTLLHLDASARTHSISRAVSAAFAESWRVDHPGAGYVYRDLAADPVPFIDAGWTEICDAALAAGTTDPDHFAALVRTPAQAASWRIVEPLLTELLAADIVLIGTPMYNYSVPAALKAWLDQVTFPRISLAPRRFVVATARGGAYSPGTPKAAYDYQERYLRDFFAGHFTVTDTVFINTELANSRQDPALAALRGRHDASYALALDTARELGKRY, from the coding sequence ATGCCGACGTTGTTGCACCTGGATGCGAGCGCACGTACCCATTCGATCAGCAGGGCGGTGAGCGCCGCGTTCGCCGAGTCCTGGCGCGTCGACCATCCCGGCGCGGGCTATGTGTACCGGGATCTGGCGGCCGATCCGGTGCCGTTCATCGATGCCGGGTGGACCGAGATCTGCGACGCAGCTCTCGCCGCGGGCACCACCGACCCCGACCACTTCGCCGCGCTGGTGCGCACACCCGCCCAGGCCGCCAGCTGGCGGATCGTCGAACCATTGCTGACCGAACTGCTCGCCGCCGATATCGTGCTCATCGGCACGCCGATGTACAACTATTCTGTTCCCGCGGCACTCAAGGCGTGGCTCGACCAGGTGACCTTTCCGCGCATATCGCTGGCACCACGCCGCTTCGTGGTCGCCACCGCCCGCGGGGGCGCCTACTCGCCCGGTACACCCAAGGCCGCCTACGACTATCAGGAGCGCTATCTCCGCGATTTCTTCGCGGGTCATTTCACCGTGACCGATACGGTTTTCATCAATACCGAGCTGGCCAACTCGCGCCAGGACCCGGCGCTGGCGGCATTGCGCGGCCGGCACGACGCGTCGTATGCGCTCGCCCTCGACACCGCCCGCGAACTCGGTAAGAGGTACTGA
- a CDS encoding DMT family transporter encodes MSWLVLILAGAVEIAWSQSIKPTQNFTRPLPTLLCFVLAAVAVYLLSYAMQTLPVGTAYAVFTGIGALGAIGLGVIVHKDPLTAGRVLALSMIVGGIVLARTTDPG; translated from the coding sequence ATGAGCTGGCTCGTACTGATCCTGGCCGGCGCGGTCGAGATCGCCTGGTCCCAGAGCATCAAACCGACGCAGAACTTCACCCGGCCCTTGCCCACCCTGCTCTGCTTCGTACTCGCCGCAGTCGCGGTATACCTGCTTTCGTATGCGATGCAAACCCTGCCCGTCGGCACCGCCTACGCCGTCTTCACCGGTATCGGCGCACTCGGCGCTATCGGCCTCGGCGTGATCGTCCACAAAGACCCGCTCACCGCGGGCCGAGTGCTGGCACTGTCGATGATCGTCGGCGGTATCGTGCTCGCCCGGACCACCGACCCGGGTTGA
- a CDS encoding TOBE domain-containing protein has protein sequence MTYLRIKEAAGLLGVSDDTVRRWIDQGRLPSIQLENGRKGVRGRDLAEFARQNAEAPEPGVTVAASARNRMRGIVTRVVTDTVMAQVEMQAGPFRLVSLLSRESVDELGIEVGSVTVASVKSTHVVVEIPES, from the coding sequence GTGACGTATCTGCGGATCAAGGAAGCCGCCGGGCTGCTCGGTGTCAGTGATGACACCGTGCGGCGCTGGATAGATCAGGGGCGGCTCCCGTCGATCCAGCTGGAGAACGGGCGCAAAGGTGTGCGCGGCCGGGATCTGGCCGAATTCGCCCGGCAGAACGCCGAGGCGCCCGAACCCGGGGTGACCGTGGCGGCATCGGCCCGCAACCGGATGCGCGGCATCGTGACGCGGGTGGTCACCGATACGGTGATGGCGCAGGTGGAGATGCAGGCCGGGCCGTTCCGGCTGGTCTCCCTGCTGAGCCGGGAATCGGTGGACGAACTCGGGATCGAAGTGGGCAGTGTGACGGTCGCGTCGGTCAAATCGACGCATGTGGTGGTCGAGATACCGGAGAGCTGA
- the modA gene encoding molybdate ABC transporter substrate-binding protein, with translation MRTVVGRILRCSVPAAVLVTVLAGCAGEDSGDDSGNISADGINGTVTVFAAASLTETFTTLGEQFEQAHPGVDVVFSFGGSSALAEQIGQGAPADVFASAAPRNMEQVMESGEVTAGPVTFVRNRLEVAVPTGNPGSISGLADFGRPEPRIALCAEQVPCGATADEVFAAVGVTPQPDTREPDVKAVLTKVTLGEVDAALVYRTDVRAAGDKVTGIEFPESDKAINDYPIAPVATAPNPAAATAFVDFVMSPQARSVFTMAGFDTP, from the coding sequence ATGAGAACAGTGGTAGGACGGATTCTGCGCTGCTCGGTCCCGGCGGCCGTGCTGGTCACCGTGCTGGCGGGCTGTGCCGGTGAGGATTCCGGCGACGACTCCGGCAACATTTCGGCCGACGGGATCAACGGGACGGTCACCGTTTTCGCCGCGGCCTCGCTGACCGAAACCTTCACCACGCTCGGCGAGCAGTTCGAGCAGGCTCATCCCGGGGTCGATGTGGTGTTCAGCTTCGGCGGCAGTTCGGCGCTGGCCGAACAGATCGGGCAGGGTGCACCGGCCGATGTGTTCGCCTCGGCGGCACCGCGCAATATGGAGCAGGTGATGGAGTCGGGTGAGGTCACCGCCGGGCCGGTCACCTTCGTCCGCAACCGCCTCGAGGTCGCGGTGCCCACCGGCAACCCGGGCAGTATCAGCGGCCTGGCCGATTTCGGCCGCCCCGAACCGCGGATCGCGTTGTGCGCCGAACAGGTGCCGTGCGGCGCGACGGCCGACGAAGTCTTCGCCGCAGTCGGGGTGACCCCGCAACCCGATACCCGGGAACCCGACGTGAAAGCGGTACTGACCAAGGTCACCCTCGGCGAGGTCGACGCCGCGCTGGTGTACCGGACAGATGTCCGGGCCGCGGGCGACAAGGTCACCGGAATCGAGTTCCCCGAATCGGACAAGGCCATCAACGACTATCCGATCGCGCCGGTGGCGACAGCGCCCAACCCGGCCGCCGCCACGGCGTTCGTCGACTTCGTGATGTCGCCGCAGGCTCGATCGGTGTTCACCATGGCCGGTTTCGACACCCCGTGA
- the modB gene encoding molybdate ABC transporter permease subunit, translated as MRRRRAVRGRRPLVLVVPALLGLLFLLIPLAGLLVRAPWRDLPERLFSAEVGQALRLSLVCASLATALCLVLGIPLAWLLARGELPGRGLVRALVTVPLVLPPVVGGVALLLVLGRRGLVGRYLYDWFGIALPFTTAGVVVAEAFVAMPFLVISVEGALRGADPRYEEAAATLGASRWLTFRRVTLPSILPGVVAGTVLCWARALGEFGATITFAGNFPGKTTTMPLAVYLALETDPAAAIVLSLVLLLVSVVVLAALRERWLRGVL; from the coding sequence CTGCGCCGGCGCCGGGCAGTACGCGGCCGGCGACCGCTCGTGCTGGTCGTCCCCGCGTTACTGGGTCTGCTGTTCCTGCTGATCCCCTTGGCCGGGCTCCTGGTCCGGGCGCCCTGGCGGGATCTGCCGGAACGATTGTTCAGCGCGGAAGTCGGTCAGGCGCTGCGGCTCTCACTGGTATGCGCGAGTCTCGCCACGGCGCTGTGCCTGGTACTGGGTATTCCACTGGCCTGGCTGCTCGCCCGCGGCGAACTGCCGGGGCGCGGGCTGGTGCGGGCACTGGTCACCGTGCCGCTGGTACTGCCCCCCGTGGTCGGCGGTGTGGCATTACTGCTGGTACTGGGCAGGCGTGGCCTGGTGGGGCGCTATCTGTACGACTGGTTCGGTATCGCCTTACCGTTCACTACCGCGGGGGTGGTCGTGGCCGAGGCCTTCGTGGCGATGCCGTTCCTGGTGATATCGGTGGAGGGCGCGCTGCGCGGTGCCGACCCGCGCTACGAGGAGGCAGCGGCGACCCTCGGGGCGTCGCGCTGGCTGACGTTCCGGCGGGTGACCCTGCCCTCGATCCTGCCGGGAGTGGTCGCCGGGACGGTGCTCTGCTGGGCGCGGGCGCTCGGCGAATTCGGTGCCACGATCACCTTCGCCGGTAACTTTCCGGGCAAGACCACCACCATGCCGCTGGCGGTCTACCTGGCGCTGGAAACCGATCCGGCCGCGGCGATCGTGCTGAGCCTGGTGCTGTTGCTGGTCTCGGTGGTCGTGCTGGCCGCGCTCCGCGAACGCTGGCTGCGGGGGGTGCTGTGA
- a CDS encoding ABC transporter ATP-binding protein has protein sequence MTLTAELRLTRGDFSLDLDLDLAPGEVVALLGPNGAGKTTALRALAGLTPLTAGSIRLGDRVWDAPPREFVPPERRSAGVVFQDYLLFAHLDALDNVAFGLRARGLRRAAARERAARWLERVGLADHTHTRPRALSGGQAQRVALARALAVEPELLLLDEPLAALDAATRVRVRSELDRHLGDYPGHTLLVTHDPLDAMVLADRLVIVEDGVLVQQGPPGEVARRPRSDYVADLVGLNLFRGTASGTVIRLDGGGELTVAEPATGPVHLTFAPSAVGLHPECPTGSPRNTWPVTVAGLEQHAHTVRVRLDGAVPALADITAATVADLRIRPGSQLWAALKATEIHCYPA, from the coding sequence GTGACCCTGACCGCCGAACTGCGGTTGACCCGTGGTGATTTCTCCCTCGACCTGGACCTCGACCTCGCGCCCGGTGAAGTCGTCGCGCTGCTGGGTCCCAACGGCGCCGGTAAGACCACCGCACTGCGCGCCCTGGCCGGACTCACCCCGCTCACGGCGGGGTCGATCCGACTCGGTGACCGGGTGTGGGATGCGCCGCCACGAGAGTTCGTCCCCCCCGAACGCCGTTCGGCCGGGGTCGTGTTCCAGGACTATCTGCTCTTCGCCCATCTCGACGCACTCGACAACGTGGCCTTCGGGCTGCGCGCTCGCGGGCTACGCCGGGCCGCCGCTCGCGAGCGGGCTGCTCGCTGGCTGGAGCGAGTAGGCCTGGCCGACCACACGCATACCCGGCCGCGCGCACTCTCCGGCGGACAGGCTCAGCGGGTCGCACTGGCCCGGGCCCTCGCCGTCGAACCGGAACTTCTGCTGCTGGACGAGCCCCTCGCGGCACTGGACGCGGCGACCCGGGTCCGGGTGCGTTCCGAACTCGACCGTCATCTCGGCGATTATCCCGGGCATACGCTGCTGGTCACCCACGATCCACTCGATGCCATGGTCCTCGCCGACCGGCTCGTCATCGTGGAGGACGGAGTGCTGGTCCAGCAGGGTCCGCCCGGTGAGGTCGCACGCCGGCCCCGGTCCGATTACGTCGCGGACCTGGTGGGGCTCAATCTCTTCCGCGGGACCGCGTCGGGCACGGTGATCCGGCTCGACGGTGGTGGCGAGCTCACCGTCGCCGAACCCGCCACCGGCCCGGTGCATCTCACCTTCGCGCCGTCGGCGGTGGGCCTGCATCCGGAGTGCCCCACCGGCAGTCCGCGCAACACCTGGCCGGTGACGGTGGCCGGTCTCGAACAGCACGCCCACACCGTGCGGGTCCGGCTCGACGGGGCGGTCCCGGCGCTGGCGGATATCACTGCGGCCACGGTGGCGGATCTGCGGATCCGGCCCGGCTCGCAGCTGTGGGCGGCGCTCAAGGCCACCGAGATCCACTGCTATCCGGCCTGA
- a CDS encoding helix-turn-helix domain-containing protein, with protein MEQRADGNPARIGGLLREWRQRRRLSQLDLALAADTSARHLSCVETGRSAPSRDMVLRLSRTLDVPLRERNTLLVAAGYAPAYHESSLDDEHLASARAALDHMLAAHEPYPAVAVDRWWNVISANSALTVLTDGVPVGLLADRPNVYRLVLHPEGLAGRLANPRQVREQLLDRLARQAGATGDPRLRELYDEVSGYPALDTEAEEAGPTEPGPFQVPIRVRTPHGELSLFGTMATFGAPADVTLSELAVEFFYPLDEFTARFLRTRAEALAAAAPG; from the coding sequence ATGGAGCAGCGTGCAGACGGGAACCCGGCGCGGATCGGTGGCCTGCTACGAGAATGGCGGCAACGGCGGCGGCTGAGCCAGCTGGATCTGGCGCTGGCCGCGGACACCTCGGCCCGGCATCTGTCGTGCGTGGAGACCGGGCGTTCGGCGCCGAGCCGGGATATGGTGCTGCGCCTGTCGCGGACGCTGGATGTGCCGCTACGGGAACGCAATACGCTGCTGGTGGCCGCCGGGTACGCGCCCGCCTACCACGAGAGCAGCCTCGACGACGAGCATCTCGCATCGGCCCGGGCGGCACTGGACCATATGCTCGCCGCGCACGAGCCCTATCCGGCGGTCGCGGTCGACCGGTGGTGGAATGTGATTTCCGCCAATTCGGCATTGACTGTACTCACCGACGGCGTCCCCGTAGGACTGCTGGCCGACCGGCCCAATGTCTATCGGCTGGTGCTGCACCCGGAAGGTCTCGCCGGCCGGCTCGCCAACCCCCGTCAGGTGCGCGAACAACTGCTCGACCGGCTGGCGCGCCAGGCCGGCGCCACCGGTGATCCCCGATTGCGCGAGCTCTACGACGAGGTCAGCGGTTATCCGGCCCTCGATACGGAGGCAGAGGAGGCCGGACCCACCGAACCGGGCCCGTTCCAGGTACCGATCCGGGTACGTACGCCCCATGGCGAACTCTCGCTGTTCGGCACCATGGCCACCTTCGGCGCACCCGCGGATGTGACACTGTCGGAGCTAGCGGTCGAGTTCTTCTACCCGCTCGACGAGTTCACAGCACGGTTCCTGCGGACCCGGGCCGAGGCCCTCGCCGCGGCCGCCCCCGGCTGA
- a CDS encoding bifunctional RNase H/acid phosphatase: MREVVVEADGGSRGNPGPAGYGAVVFDADRVGVLAERREALGVTTNNVAEYRGLIAGLEAAAELGARVVSVRMDSKLVVEQMSGRWKIKHPALIPLADRARRLAADFDRVSYRWIPRAENSHADRLANEAMDDGKLVEEIHAAEPAPAPARPAPAAEVADTAADSRSASARLSGPGPGWTGAVGRPTRLLLLRHGQTELSVQRRYSGRGNPPLTAVGREQAAGAAKMLAAKGDISAIVTSPLGRARETAEAAGAALGIEVRVVEGLTETDFGEWEGLTFGEAADRDPDLHARWLGDPSLPAPGGESFDEVRERVEAVRRDLVTRYSGANIVVVSHVTPIKTLLQLALGVGPSLLYRLHLDLASLSLAEFYPDGGSSVRLVNDTSYL; this comes from the coding sequence GTGCGCGAGGTCGTTGTCGAGGCCGACGGCGGATCCCGGGGTAATCCGGGACCGGCGGGTTACGGGGCGGTGGTATTCGACGCGGACCGCGTGGGAGTGCTCGCGGAGCGGCGGGAGGCCCTCGGCGTCACCACCAACAATGTCGCGGAATACCGGGGGCTGATCGCCGGGCTGGAGGCGGCCGCCGAACTCGGTGCGCGAGTGGTCTCGGTGCGGATGGACTCCAAACTCGTCGTCGAGCAGATGTCGGGTCGCTGGAAGATCAAGCACCCTGCTCTGATCCCGCTCGCCGACCGGGCGCGGCGGCTGGCCGCGGATTTCGACCGGGTGAGCTATCGCTGGATACCGCGCGCGGAGAACTCCCATGCCGACCGGCTGGCGAACGAGGCCATGGACGACGGCAAGCTGGTCGAGGAGATCCACGCGGCCGAACCGGCCCCGGCCCCGGCCCGGCCCGCCCCCGCCGCCGAGGTCGCCGATACGGCGGCCGATTCACGCAGTGCGTCGGCGCGGCTGTCCGGGCCGGGCCCGGGCTGGACCGGGGCGGTCGGCCGCCCCACCAGGTTGCTGCTCTTACGTCACGGGCAGACCGAATTATCGGTGCAGCGTCGCTATTCCGGTCGCGGTAATCCGCCGCTGACCGCCGTCGGGCGGGAACAGGCCGCCGGGGCAGCGAAGATGCTGGCCGCCAAGGGCGATATCTCCGCGATCGTGACCTCACCGCTGGGCCGGGCCCGGGAAACCGCCGAGGCGGCCGGAGCGGCGCTCGGTATCGAGGTACGGGTGGTCGAGGGGCTCACCGAAACCGATTTCGGCGAGTGGGAGGGGCTGACGTTCGGCGAGGCCGCCGACCGTGACCCGGACCTGCACGCTCGCTGGCTGGGGGATCCGTCGCTGCCCGCCCCCGGCGGCGAGAGTTTCGACGAGGTCCGGGAACGGGTGGAGGCGGTGCGCCGCGATCTGGTCACCCGGTATTCGGGCGCGAATATCGTTGTGGTCAGCCATGTCACGCCGATCAAGACGCTGCTGCAACTGGCGTTGGGGGTCGGGCCGTCACTGCTCTACCGCTTGCACCTGGACCTGGCGTCGCTCTCGCTCGCGGAGTTCTACCCCGACGGTGGGTCGTCGGTCCGGCTGGTCAACGATACGAGCTACCTCTGA
- a CDS encoding zinc ribbon domain-containing protein encodes MNVEPSIQAQLLRLAAVDAELTRIAHRRSVLPEQQEVDRFEAERNAHKDAAVAVEIVLDDLDRDIRKLEGEIEAVRKREDRDRGVLEAGSVGAKQLSELQHELASLERRRSVLEDDLLEVMERREASAADHEHAGARLDRTEAELTTARDRRDEALADLDVAQQRCETDRAKLVGVFPEELLSIYDRQRIGHGIGAALLQARRCGACRIELDRGEIARIAKTAPDLVVRCPECGAVLVRTKESGL; translated from the coding sequence TTGAATGTCGAACCATCGATTCAGGCCCAACTGCTGCGTCTCGCCGCGGTCGACGCCGAGCTGACCCGGATCGCGCACCGGCGCAGCGTTCTTCCCGAACAGCAGGAGGTCGACCGGTTCGAGGCCGAACGCAACGCGCACAAGGACGCTGCGGTGGCCGTCGAGATCGTGCTCGACGATCTCGACCGCGATATCCGCAAACTCGAGGGCGAGATCGAAGCGGTCCGCAAGCGTGAGGATCGCGACCGCGGCGTGCTGGAAGCGGGCTCGGTCGGCGCGAAACAGCTGTCGGAACTGCAGCACGAGCTGGCCAGTCTGGAACGGCGCCGCTCGGTGCTCGAGGACGATCTGCTCGAGGTGATGGAACGCCGTGAAGCTTCCGCCGCCGATCACGAACATGCCGGTGCCCGCCTCGATCGGACCGAAGCCGAGCTCACCACCGCGCGCGACCGCCGCGACGAGGCACTCGCCGACCTGGATGTGGCCCAGCAGCGCTGCGAAACCGACCGGGCGAAGCTGGTCGGCGTGTTCCCCGAGGAACTGCTTAGCATCTACGACCGGCAGCGCATCGGCCACGGTATCGGTGCGGCGTTGTTGCAGGCCCGGCGCTGCGGGGCGTGCCGGATCGAACTGGACCGCGGTGAGATCGCACGTATCGCGAAAACCGCGCCCGACCTGGTGGTGCGGTGTCCGGAATGCGGTGCGGTGCTGGTGCGGACCAAGGAATCCGGATTGTGA
- a CDS encoding Nif3-like dinuclear metal center hexameric protein, giving the protein MATLAELVATLEAAYPPRLAEPWDSVGLVCGDPAETVRRVLFAVDVTAAVVDEAVRWEAQAVVAHHPLLLRGVDSVSADRPKGSLVHRLIRSGCALFTAHTNADSADPGVSDALAEALGLTVTGPLDPKPVPAVDKWTVQVPPGHADAVLAALFDAGAGSAGDYREAAWRVAGTGQFRPLDGANPATGVVGELVRPAEDRLEVVAPPRSRAAVLAALRAAHPYEEPAYHVTERAALSGNQGLGRIGTLAEPLTLRDFTARAATVLPETAWGVRAAGDPDLLLRTVAVCGGAGDSLLDIATRRGVDAYLTADLRHHPADEHLRRSGPALIDAAHWATEFPWCAQAAAVVRDGLPELETRVCTVRTDPWTVGCGG; this is encoded by the coding sequence GTGGCCACCCTTGCCGAACTCGTCGCGACGCTGGAGGCGGCCTACCCGCCGCGGCTGGCCGAACCGTGGGATTCGGTCGGTCTGGTGTGCGGGGACCCCGCCGAGACCGTACGGCGCGTGCTGTTCGCCGTGGATGTCACCGCGGCCGTCGTGGACGAGGCGGTGCGGTGGGAGGCCCAGGCTGTGGTGGCCCATCATCCGCTGTTGCTGCGGGGCGTGGACAGCGTTTCGGCCGACCGCCCCAAGGGGTCTCTGGTGCACCGGCTGATCCGCTCGGGTTGTGCGCTGTTCACTGCGCATACGAACGCCGATTCCGCCGACCCCGGCGTATCCGATGCCCTGGCCGAGGCGCTCGGATTGACGGTCACGGGCCCGCTGGACCCGAAACCTGTACCCGCCGTGGACAAATGGACGGTTCAGGTGCCGCCGGGACATGCCGATGCGGTGCTGGCGGCGCTGTTCGACGCGGGAGCGGGCAGTGCCGGGGACTATCGGGAAGCGGCATGGCGGGTCGCCGGGACGGGTCAGTTCCGGCCACTGGACGGCGCGAACCCGGCGACCGGGGTGGTGGGCGAGCTGGTCCGGCCGGCCGAGGACCGGCTCGAGGTGGTCGCGCCACCGCGATCGCGGGCGGCGGTGCTCGCGGCGCTGCGGGCGGCGCATCCCTACGAGGAACCCGCGTACCACGTGACCGAACGGGCCGCGCTGAGCGGAAACCAGGGGCTGGGCCGGATCGGTACCCTCGCCGAACCGCTGACGTTGCGCGATTTCACCGCCCGAGCCGCCACCGTCCTGCCGGAAACGGCTTGGGGTGTGCGTGCCGCGGGCGACCCGGACCTGCTGCTGCGCACGGTCGCCGTCTGCGGTGGCGCGGGTGATTCGCTGCTCGATATCGCCACCCGCCGCGGGGTCGACGCCTATCTCACCGCCGACCTGCGCCATCATCCGGCCGACGAACATCTACGCCGTTCGGGGCCCGCGTTGATCGATGCGGCCCACTGGGCTACCGAGTTCCCCTGGTGCGCGCAGGCAGCCGCTGTGGTCCGGGACGGGCTTCCGGAGCTGGAGACACGGGTCTGCACCGTTCGTACCGACCCGTGGACGGTCGGCTGCGGCGGCTGA